One Rhododendron vialii isolate Sample 1 chromosome 2a, ASM3025357v1 genomic region harbors:
- the LOC131313720 gene encoding F-box/kelch-repeat protein At3g06240-like has product MKKAAIISDSGTIDDHLGSNLPLEIVTDVLYRLPVKSLCRFKCVSPSWKTLISSPHFAQTHLHRSKANHHPLKAILFYCPFDLYSVDFADVNPTPKKLDHPSFKHMSVSRSLSSCNGLVLVSDKGYVNFLFNPSTNEYKELPAPFPEYSSDDVFYPPGLGYDSYTDDYKVVMPFSIEGRVPNDAAVMVVAVYSLKTNAWRTIQDFPYSPVGCRRVCFNERLHWLCRRTGGSDYSKVVVAFDLADEIFREVQMPASYDHEEFTHHDMVVLEGCLSLLVWSQAGRIDVWMMMEYGLRESWTKFLNVNLGSGRSILNVLCLSVQDELVFRLWEERFRVIGGRVEDDGEKLILSNLKKGTQREVVVPGILTKNVVGDHYIETLVSPNHGGRISETM; this is encoded by the coding sequence ATGAAGAAGGCGGCCATTATCTCCGACAGTGGGACCATCGACGATCACCTTGGGAGTAACCTTCCACTGGAGATCGTAACCGACGTACTCTATCGATTACCGGTAAAGTCTCTCTGCCGATTCAAATGTGTTTCTCCCTCATGGAAAACCCTAATCTCTTCCCCCCATTTCGCTCAAACACACCTCCATCGAAGCAAAGCCAACCACCACCCACTTAAAGCCATTCTCTTCTACTGCCCTTTCGATCTCTACTCCGTAGATTTCGCCGATGTGAACCCGACTCCAAAAAAGCTTGATCATCCTTCGTTCAAACACATGAGCGTGTCCAGGTCATTGAGCTCTTGTAATGGCCTCGTTCTAGTTTCCGATAAAGGTTATGTCAATTTCTTGTTCAATCCATCCACTAATGAATACAAGGAACTGCCTGCCCCTTTTCCTGAATATTCTTCGGATGATGTCTTTTATCCACCCGGGTTGGGTTATGACTCTTACACTGATGATTACAAAGTTGTGATGCCCTTTTCTATTGAAGGGCGAGTACCCAATGATGCCGCTGTTATGGTTGTAGCTGTTTATTCCCTAAAAACTAATGCTTGGAGGACGATTCAGGATTTCCCTTATAGTCCAGTGGGATGTCGTAGGGTTTGCTTTAACGAGCGTCTCCATTGGCTATGTCGGAGGACTGGTGGTTCGGATTATTCTAAAGTTGTTGTTGCCTTCGATTTGGCAGATGAGATTTTCAGGGAAGTGCAGATGCCAGCCTCGTATGATCATGAGGAGTTTACGCATCATGACATGGTGGTTCTTGAGGGTTGTCTCTCTTTGCTTGTCTGGTCGCAAGCTGGCCGAATTGATGTTTGGATGATGATGGAGTATGGTTTGAGAGAGTCATGGACAAAATTTTTGAATGTTAATCTTGGGAGTGGGAGGTCTATATTGAATGTGTTGTGTTTGTCGGTGCAAGACGAACTTGTGTTCAGGTTGTGGGAAGAGAGATTCAGAGTTATCGGAGGAAGGGTAGAAGATGACGGGGAGAAACTAATTCTGTCCAATCTGAAAAAAGGAACACAGAGGGAAGTGGTGGTTCCTGGCATTCTAACTAAAAATGTAGTTGGGGACCACTACATCGAGACCCTCGTCTCTCCTAATCATGGAGGACGGATTTCGGAGACGATGTGA
- the LOC131317181 gene encoding uncharacterized protein LOC131317181: MRECKPVATPLIVNEKLSKEGSKKVDESLCRSLVGSLLYLTITRPDIMYATSMLSRFKHNASQTHFGVAKRVLRYLQASLATSQAIWLRRILEDVGEKQGEATPILCDNKFAIVMTKNPIYHSRTKHIAIKHHFIREAVEDEEIQLKYCATERPSGGYFHQSSFEGKVSIF; the protein is encoded by the exons ATGAGAGAATGCAAGCCGGTTGCAACTCCTTTAATtgtgaatgagaaattgtcaaAAGAAGGAAGCAAAAAAGTGGATGAATCCCTTTGTAGAAGCTTGGTTGGAAGCTTGTTGTATTTGACTATCACAAGGCCGGATATTATGTATGCTACAAGCATGTTATCCCGATTCAAGCACAATGCAAGCCAAACTCATTTTGGAGTGGCTAAGAGGGTCTTGAGATACTTACAAG CATCATTGGCAACCTCTCAAGCAATATGGCTAAGGAGGATTTTGGAAGATGTTGGTGAAAAGCAAGGAGAGGCTACTCCAATTTTGTGTGACAACAAATTCGCAATTGTAATGACAAAGAATCCCATCTACCATAGCCGCACCAAACACATTGCCATCAAGCATCACTTCATTCGAGAGGCCGTGGAAGATGAAGAGATTCAACTCAAGTATTGTGCAACCGAAAGACCAAGTGGCGGATATTTTCACCAAAGCTCTTTCGAAGGAAAAGTTTCAATATTTTAG